A genomic region of Candidatus Poribacteria bacterium contains the following coding sequences:
- a CDS encoding TetR/AcrR family transcriptional regulator → MRLSEEKRQRILDAALRTFVRHGFYNAKVSEIAREAGVAHGTVYLYFKSKEHLLRTIFEEQMGEALRYIKGKVSQIQGAKAKLKRLIEAQMELVKEHKELTELILIEMRQSSKFLKSEAVMLIADYIDFIEGILKEGIRLGEIRKDLNTTIVATTIYASFEGVVTRWLLEESCFDLKKAADEIYTAFMEGISLTTGD, encoded by the coding sequence ATGAGGCTGAGCGAAGAGAAGAGACAGAGGATTCTGGATGCCGCCCTTAGAACCTTCGTGCGACACGGCTTCTACAACGCTAAAGTTTCCGAGATAGCCCGCGAAGCCGGAGTGGCCCACGGCACTGTTTATCTATACTTTAAGTCCAAGGAACATCTGCTGAGAACTATCTTCGAGGAACAAATGGGAGAGGCGCTCAGATACATCAAAGGCAAGGTGTCTCAGATACAAGGGGCGAAGGCTAAGCTGAAAAGGCTGATCGAAGCTCAGATGGAGCTGGTGAAGGAGCATAAGGAACTAACGGAGCTGATACTTATCGAGATGCGACAGAGCAGCAAGTTCCTTAAAAGCGAAGCGGTTATGCTTATAGCCGATTACATCGATTTCATCGAAGGGATACTTAAGGAGGGAATCAGACTAGGGGAGATAAGGAAAGATCTCAACACCACCATCGTAGCTACTACTATCTATGCCTCCTTCGAAGGAGTAGTTACCAGATGGTTGCTTGAGGAGAGCTGCTTCGATCTTAAAAAAGCAG
- a CDS encoding LamG domain-containing protein produces the protein MRCLIVLPLAIGLIFVNLGYSRPNPSPAGGGYLTLGEEHDFVSTVRAWFPEGKFKELTAEAWIYVETPPEPNTFWSIIGQEDRFNLIIHGAKGGNPGAWVHSEGVISPIVVGSVPVSRGKWVHIAAVFNANAGYGMNGVGGNWLKPGGSILGSDKPLIIGGIIPQDLNLCHFAGEPMRFKGYIDEVRISDVARYVGVRYEVPRGRFEADEHTISLWHFDEGPESIRYVDASGNGYTLWRNGFFEIEPEDKMATIWGKLKGVIYGH, from the coding sequence ATGAGATGTCTCATCGTTTTACCCTTGGCGATCGGATTGATCTTCGTCAATCTCGGTTATTCTCGCCCGAATCCCTCCCCGGCCGGAGGGGGTTACCTGACATTGGGTGAGGAGCACGATTTTGTCAGTACCGTCAGGGCGTGGTTTCCGGAAGGTAAATTCAAGGAGCTGACCGCTGAAGCGTGGATCTACGTTGAAACGCCACCTGAGCCGAATACCTTTTGGTCAATCATAGGTCAAGAGGATAGGTTCAACCTGATCATACACGGCGCTAAAGGCGGAAACCCAGGGGCATGGGTCCATAGCGAAGGGGTGATCAGCCCGATCGTGGTCGGCAGCGTCCCAGTATCCAGAGGAAAATGGGTTCACATAGCGGCGGTGTTCAACGCCAACGCGGGGTATGGGATGAACGGGGTAGGAGGAAATTGGCTGAAACCAGGAGGAAGTATCCTGGGATCGGATAAGCCTCTTATCATAGGGGGGATCATACCGCAGGACCTGAACTTATGTCATTTCGCCGGCGAACCTATGAGGTTCAAAGGCTATATAGATGAGGTGAGGATCTCGGACGTGGCAAGGTACGTCGGGGTCCGATATGAAGTGCCGAGAGGCAGGTTTGAGGCGGATGAGCATACGATCTCGCTGTGGCATTTCGACGAAGGGCCGGAATCCATCCGTTACGTCGATGCCTCAGGCAATGGATATACGCTCTGGAGAAATGGGTTCTTCGAGATCGAACCTGAAGACAAAATGGCGACCATATGGGGGAAGTTAAAAGGGGTCATTTATGGCCATTGA
- a CDS encoding PD40 domain-containing protein, protein MRRLILYLSVLSVILSLWDCSALGGPIVIVGKPDLVDALYSPDGRYLAVLTEDGVELLNSTDFKTIAEFTEHPSWRSKLDFSPDGSLLAIGGDRIRIWKIPEGRLLAEIGVKSSLIGFSPDGKSLAFAEGDSVKLWQIESRKVVREFTGDPESVLKHITDPQNKLGRNTEMPHVLGFTFSPDGKLLAVGSTRETISLWDVQSAKLIRHLRPGDKMWWKSLTFSHGGSMLAALGDTYGFVLWDMRDRKLIRHGYSSYDSIAFTPDDRKLVLGSAGTVLEFLDLKTLKIMSVSARRYPPNIHGYERCKRISFHPNGRYLAAVYPLEEKIRIWNAEGMSPIRTLYGWGKLSEPIYLSELNLIAAHTGNNLLFYDVKTGRMIHVIEFLDFPWFLRASPDGVRFAINAEAKAQIWDARTMQLLHEFRMPGFLSMEGMAFSQDGKLLATSNFGGGGTQVFDVERGEEIIKIDDVSGSCSTLLFTPDSKQVVLYSEDQDAINFWDIETGELVRRIRPSGYSGNSRYGCRIVFRPNGQILHVRDTGKAIEIWDITRRSPKLRWSIEKPFIEETDRHFTPVQFTPDGRILIVRVYRNEGGEFKTELRLYDVDRGRYVKTIPDQTRLWFSVDGRYVFMRTEDGRMALYPAKDVLGYTPFTVEPKGKFLTALGEIKRTALLQNYPNPSNPETWIPFVLSEDSDVTIRIYDLLGRKVRELNLGHMRAGSYTERDRAAYWDGRDRFGEMVSSGIYLYELQAGRFKDMRRLVILK, encoded by the coding sequence ATGAGGCGACTTATCCTTTATCTTTCCGTTTTGTCGGTCATTTTGAGCTTATGGGATTGTTCGGCATTGGGAGGGCCAATCGTCATTGTGGGCAAACCCGACTTGGTCGACGCCCTTTACTCGCCCGACGGACGGTATCTGGCCGTCCTAACGGAGGACGGCGTGGAGCTCCTAAATTCGACGGATTTCAAAACGATTGCCGAATTCACCGAGCACCCAAGCTGGAGAAGCAAACTGGATTTTTCCCCAGATGGTTCCCTTTTAGCGATAGGAGGGGACAGAATACGCATATGGAAGATCCCAGAGGGGAGGCTCCTGGCTGAGATAGGAGTAAAATCGAGCCTGATAGGGTTTTCACCTGACGGTAAATCCCTGGCTTTCGCGGAGGGGGATTCGGTCAAGCTCTGGCAGATCGAATCGCGGAAAGTGGTCAGGGAGTTTACGGGCGATCCGGAGTCGGTGCTGAAACACATAACGGATCCCCAGAACAAGCTGGGGAGAAATACAGAGATGCCCCATGTCCTCGGCTTCACTTTCTCCCCTGACGGTAAGCTCCTTGCCGTGGGTTCCACCCGCGAGACCATATCGCTGTGGGACGTTCAGAGTGCAAAACTGATCCGTCATCTCCGCCCTGGGGATAAGATGTGGTGGAAATCGCTGACGTTCAGTCATGGCGGTTCCATGCTCGCCGCTTTAGGAGATACCTATGGTTTCGTCCTCTGGGATATGAGGGACAGGAAACTTATTCGACACGGATACTCATCGTACGACTCGATCGCCTTCACGCCTGATGATAGGAAACTCGTCCTCGGATCGGCTGGAACCGTTTTGGAGTTTCTCGACCTGAAAACGCTTAAAATCATGTCCGTCTCAGCGAGACGATATCCTCCTAACATACACGGCTATGAGAGATGTAAACGGATATCCTTTCATCCCAACGGCAGATATCTAGCGGCCGTGTATCCCCTTGAGGAGAAGATACGGATATGGAACGCCGAAGGCATGAGTCCGATTAGAACCCTATATGGCTGGGGAAAGCTTTCGGAGCCCATCTATCTGTCCGAATTGAACCTGATAGCAGCACATACGGGGAATAACCTCCTGTTCTACGACGTGAAAACGGGCAGGATGATCCACGTCATCGAGTTCCTCGATTTTCCCTGGTTTTTGAGGGCAAGTCCCGACGGGGTGAGATTCGCCATCAACGCTGAGGCTAAAGCTCAGATCTGGGACGCCCGGACGATGCAGCTTCTCCACGAGTTTAGGATGCCCGGTTTTCTGAGCATGGAGGGGATGGCTTTCTCACAGGATGGAAAGCTTCTGGCCACGAGCAATTTCGGCGGAGGCGGGACACAGGTCTTCGACGTGGAGAGGGGCGAGGAGATAATCAAAATAGATGACGTGTCAGGAAGCTGCTCCACCCTTCTGTTCACCCCCGACTCCAAGCAGGTTGTGCTCTACTCCGAGGATCAGGACGCCATAAACTTCTGGGACATCGAAACGGGCGAGCTCGTCCGGCGGATCAGGCCATCGGGATACTCGGGGAATTCGAGATACGGCTGTCGCATTGTCTTCCGACCGAACGGACAGATCCTGCACGTCCGCGATACGGGAAAGGCGATAGAGATCTGGGATATCACCCGGAGGTCCCCGAAACTCAGATGGAGTATCGAGAAGCCCTTTATAGAAGAAACGGACAGACACTTCACGCCCGTTCAGTTCACCCCCGACGGACGAATTCTCATCGTCCGCGTTTACCGGAACGAGGGCGGAGAGTTCAAAACTGAGCTCAGGCTATATGATGTGGATAGAGGAAGATACGTCAAAACCATACCGGATCAAACACGGCTCTGGTTCAGCGTCGATGGGCGCTACGTGTTCATGCGGACCGAAGATGGAAGGATGGCGCTTTATCCGGCGAAGGATGTGCTCGGATATACGCCGTTTACGGTTGAACCTAAGGGGAAGTTTTTAACCGCTTTGGGGGAGATCAAAAGGACGGCGCTTCTACAGAACTACCCCAATCCGTCCAACCCGGAGACATGGATTCCCTTTGTGCTTTCAGAGGATTCAGACGTGACGATACGCATCTACGATCTACTCGGCAGAAAGGTGAGGGAGCTAAATCTGGGGCATATGAGAGCGGGTTCCTATACCGAAAGGGATAGGGCGGCCTATTGGGACGGAAGGGATAGGTTTGGCGAGATGGTGTCATCCGGGATCTATCTCTACGAGCTTCAAGCCGGTAGGTTCAAGGATATGAGGCGACTCGTCATATTGAAATGA
- a CDS encoding DUF4416 family protein — MGEPKPHPPVKLICGMISAHKELFDKAASLLQEKFGSIDLKSYIIPFNFTDYYAEEMGENLKRIFISFQKLIWPEDLAEIKLQTNQLERKFLYPGTERRMINLDPGYVAAGKLVLATTKDHSHRVYLGKGIFAEATLRYYKGSFRPWEWTYPDYRTEEYIQIFNQIRKIYMRQLREIRGEME, encoded by the coding sequence ATGGGTGAACCTAAACCGCATCCACCTGTTAAACTGATATGTGGTATGATCTCAGCCCATAAGGAGCTATTCGATAAAGCGGCTTCACTCCTTCAGGAGAAGTTCGGATCTATAGATCTGAAAAGCTATATCATCCCGTTCAATTTCACCGATTACTACGCTGAGGAGATGGGCGAAAACCTCAAGAGGATCTTTATCTCTTTCCAAAAACTGATATGGCCGGAGGATCTGGCGGAGATCAAACTCCAGACCAATCAACTTGAGAGGAAATTCCTCTATCCGGGAACCGAAAGGAGGATGATCAATCTTGATCCGGGATACGTCGCCGCGGGCAAGCTCGTCCTCGCCACCACCAAGGATCACTCCCACAGGGTCTACCTCGGAAAGGGCATTTTCGCCGAGGCCACGCTGAGATACTATAAGGGGAGCTTCAGACCGTGGGAGTGGACTTACCCGGATTATCGCACGGAGGAATACATCCAGATCTTCAATCAGATCAGGAAGATCTATATGAGACAGCTTAGAGAGATAAGGGGAGAGATGGAATGA
- a CDS encoding LamG domain-containing protein, with protein sequence MIMRISVVCVGLMVVGLLFASSIYAKIDPGTVVGLWLFDEGKGKTVEDMSGNGNDGTLMGNPKWIDGKFGKALELDGDGDYVDCGNADSLAMENEITVMFWVKTKKKMVAMWTDRQVIVGKHYLEYEVGIYPQGQIHTYTNDGTGGGYDEGIMASMVEELGENDWALNKWYHIAWTLEGNHEVAYVNGVKIGEHNKAHKGTKRLTHHLEIGRREGDGLYLTGGVDEVAVLNVALGEEDIKMCMEEGMLKALGMTPVSPADKLASIWAAIKAR encoded by the coding sequence ATGATAATGAGGATATCAGTGGTGTGTGTGGGTCTGATGGTCGTCGGCTTGCTCTTTGCAAGCTCTATTTACGCCAAGATAGACCCCGGAACCGTCGTCGGTTTATGGTTGTTCGATGAAGGGAAAGGCAAGACGGTTGAGGATATGTCCGGAAACGGAAACGATGGAACGCTTATGGGCAATCCAAAATGGATCGACGGCAAATTCGGAAAGGCCCTGGAGCTGGATGGTGATGGCGATTACGTCGACTGCGGCAACGCCGACAGTCTGGCCATGGAAAACGAGATAACGGTCATGTTCTGGGTCAAGACCAAGAAGAAGATGGTGGCCATGTGGACCGATAGGCAGGTGATAGTTGGAAAACACTACCTCGAATACGAGGTTGGGATCTACCCGCAGGGACAGATCCATACATATACCAATGACGGCACCGGCGGCGGTTATGACGAGGGGATCATGGCTTCCATGGTCGAGGAGCTGGGGGAGAACGATTGGGCGCTTAACAAATGGTATCACATAGCCTGGACCCTTGAAGGCAACCATGAGGTCGCCTATGTGAATGGGGTGAAGATAGGAGAGCACAACAAAGCGCATAAGGGTACCAAAAGGCTAACGCATCACCTGGAGATAGGCAGAAGAGAGGGAGATGGCTTATATCTGACCGGCGGCGTTGACGAGGTGGCCGTTCTTAACGTCGCTCTCGGTGAAGAGGATATTAAAATGTGCATGGAGGAGGGAATGCTGAAGGCGCTCGGAATGACCCCTGTCTCTCCCGCTGATAAACTTGCCTCCATATGGGCTGCCATCAAGGCGCGGTGA
- a CDS encoding serine hydrolase — MYITTCLLVIGMAFTSSPAVYPGERWEVKSPKEVGLDKAKLEGFRGYVRGRGCIVRHGYMVYTWGDFTRRGDVASAAKPVYAHFLFKALELGKISSLDEEVSRYEPRLRKLNPELDHKDGHITWRHLATQTSCYGVSERPGKAFDYNDWQMALFWDLLFLKVYGATYENVDEKVLHPLLTDPLGCEDNPTFMAFGVKDRPGRLAISPRDFARFGLLYLRGGKWRGRQLLSEKLAVMAVTSPLPNSIPRTKAQPAEMLPGQRSIGSRQIPDDQTDHMGSYSFLWWTNGIDREGRRHWPDAPPDTYGAFGHGGLRAMIVIPSLDLIVSWNDACVEGRKMENEALKRLIEAVISR; from the coding sequence CCTCGCCCGCCGTTTATCCGGGTGAGAGATGGGAGGTTAAAAGCCCCAAGGAGGTAGGGCTGGATAAGGCAAAGCTCGAGGGTTTCCGCGGCTACGTCAGGGGACGCGGTTGTATAGTGCGTCATGGATACATGGTCTACACTTGGGGCGACTTCACCCGACGGGGAGATGTGGCATCCGCTGCTAAGCCCGTCTATGCCCATTTCCTGTTCAAGGCACTGGAGCTAGGGAAAATCTCAAGCCTCGACGAGGAGGTCAGCCGCTATGAACCTAGGCTGCGGAAGTTAAACCCCGAGCTTGACCACAAGGACGGTCATATCACATGGCGTCATCTGGCGACACAGACTTCGTGTTATGGAGTTTCCGAACGACCGGGTAAGGCCTTCGATTACAACGATTGGCAGATGGCGCTTTTCTGGGACCTGCTCTTTTTGAAGGTCTATGGCGCCACATATGAGAACGTGGATGAAAAGGTTCTCCACCCGTTGCTCACCGATCCGCTGGGATGTGAGGATAATCCGACCTTCATGGCCTTTGGGGTGAAAGATCGGCCCGGAAGACTTGCCATCTCACCTCGAGATTTCGCCCGTTTCGGTCTGCTTTACCTGAGAGGGGGAAAATGGCGTGGAAGACAGCTTCTCAGCGAGAAGCTCGCCGTGATGGCTGTGACCAGTCCGCTTCCCAACTCGATCCCACGCACCAAAGCGCAGCCTGCCGAGATGCTGCCCGGTCAGCGCTCGATCGGTTCGAGGCAAATTCCGGACGATCAGACCGATCACATGGGAAGCTACAGTTTCCTGTGGTGGACGAACGGGATAGATCGTGAGGGGAGACGCCACTGGCCGGACGCTCCCCCTGACACCTACGGCGCTTTTGGTCATGGAGGATTAAGGGCGATGATCGTAATACCCAGCCTCGACCTGATCGTCAGCTGGAACGATGCCTGTGTAGAAGGAAGAAAGATGGAGAACGAAGCGCTGAAGAGACTGATCGAAGCGGTGATATCACGGTGA
- a CDS encoding HAD family phosphatase, protein MRGLKLIAIDLDGTLLYDDGTLSERNAKAISKALSLGVEIVLASGRMFRTILPYARRLNLTGPIIAYNGALAKVISTGEVLSHTPIPPEIADEIVDYCLSRELHLNFYLNERVYVQHINKWSRLYDTRTGSRSKRVDLARLKGSAPTKLLVIDHPSRIRGLVEEFRSLLDNRLYFLVTMPEYIEFMNKEVSKGKALRDIMNRFGVNRQEVAVIGDGNNDLPMMEEAGVKVAMGNATDKLKCMADYVVGSNEEDGVAEAIEILTRLHLSRPLPSSRPAS, encoded by the coding sequence ATGAGAGGATTGAAGTTGATCGCCATAGACCTCGATGGAACCCTCCTATATGATGACGGAACGCTTAGCGAAAGGAACGCTAAGGCTATATCTAAGGCGCTTTCCCTGGGAGTTGAGATCGTGTTGGCCTCAGGTAGGATGTTCAGAACGATCTTACCATACGCCCGGAGGTTGAATCTGACCGGTCCAATTATCGCCTATAACGGCGCTCTGGCCAAGGTGATATCGACCGGGGAGGTGCTCTCACATACTCCTATCCCACCCGAGATAGCGGATGAGATAGTCGATTACTGTCTCTCTAGGGAGCTACATCTGAATTTCTACTTAAACGAGCGGGTCTACGTGCAGCACATTAATAAGTGGTCTCGTCTCTACGATACCCGTACCGGCAGCCGATCGAAGCGAGTGGATCTCGCAAGGCTCAAGGGCAGCGCTCCAACTAAGCTTCTTGTGATAGACCATCCTTCCAGAATCAGAGGGTTGGTCGAAGAGTTCAGATCCCTGCTCGATAACAGGCTTTATTTCCTTGTCACCATGCCTGAATACATCGAATTCATGAACAAAGAGGTCTCAAAAGGCAAGGCACTAAGGGATATCATGAATCGGTTTGGGGTGAACCGGCAGGAGGTGGCTGTCATAGGGGATGGAAACAACGATCTGCCGATGATGGAGGAGGCAGGGGTAAAAGTAGCCATGGGCAACGCCACGGATAAGCTCAAATGTATGGCCGATTATGTGGTCGGATCAAACGAGGAGGATGGGGTGGCCGAGGCAATAGAGATCCTCACCCGCCTTCACCTTTCTCGGCCGCTCCCTTCCTCTCGGCCAGCCTCCTGA